In Alistipes ihumii AP11, a genomic segment contains:
- a CDS encoding cytochrome d ubiquinol oxidase subunit II gives MDTVHIFLQHYWWFIISLLGALLVFLLFVQGGQAMLYTIGRTETERNLIVNSLGRKWELTFTTLVTFGGAFFASFPLFYSTSFGGAFYVWMLILLVFVIQAVSYEYRRKPSNFLGEKTFNAFLIVNGIAGTFLLGTAVGTLFFGAQFTVDRANFASTDGFNTISQWATPWYGLDALADPRNILLGLAVLFLSRVLGLLYFMNNIDEQSIFDRSRRHLRWNAAAFVATFVAFLVTLLLARGWAVDPASGRISEEPYKYLHNLLAMPVVFVLLVAGILSVLWGIAEGLFRRGRRGIWFAGAGTVLTVLCLLLTAGYNDTAYYPSLTDPQSSLTIYNSSSSRFTLYVMSIVSLLIPFVVAYIWYVWRSMNRVRISEKELGKEDHPY, from the coding sequence ATGGATACGGTACATATTTTCCTGCAACACTACTGGTGGTTCATCATCTCGCTGCTCGGGGCGCTGCTGGTCTTCCTGCTGTTCGTACAGGGCGGACAAGCGATGCTCTACACGATCGGACGCACCGAAACGGAACGCAACCTGATCGTCAACTCGCTGGGACGGAAATGGGAACTCACGTTCACGACGCTCGTCACGTTCGGCGGAGCCTTCTTCGCGTCGTTCCCGCTCTTTTACAGCACGAGCTTCGGCGGGGCCTTCTACGTCTGGATGCTGATCCTGCTCGTATTCGTCATTCAGGCCGTCTCGTACGAGTACCGACGCAAGCCGTCGAACTTTCTGGGCGAAAAGACGTTCAACGCCTTTCTGATCGTCAACGGCATAGCGGGGACTTTCCTGCTCGGAACGGCCGTAGGCACGCTGTTCTTCGGCGCGCAGTTCACGGTCGACCGGGCCAACTTCGCGAGCACGGACGGATTCAACACCATCTCGCAGTGGGCCACCCCCTGGTACGGACTCGACGCGCTGGCCGACCCGCGCAACATTCTGCTGGGACTGGCCGTTCTGTTCCTTTCGCGCGTACTCGGCCTGCTCTACTTCATGAACAACATCGACGAGCAGAGCATTTTCGACCGGTCGCGGCGTCACCTACGCTGGAACGCGGCGGCATTCGTCGCGACGTTCGTGGCCTTTCTGGTCACGCTGCTGCTCGCCCGGGGCTGGGCGGTCGATCCGGCAAGCGGCCGGATCAGCGAGGAGCCGTACAAGTATCTGCACAACCTGCTTGCGATGCCGGTCGTTTTCGTGCTGCTGGTCGCAGGTATCCTCTCTGTGCTGTGGGGCATCGCCGAGGGGCTGTTCCGCCGGGGCCGCCGGGGTATCTGGTTCGCCGGCGCGGGCACGGTGCTGACCGTGCTCTGTCTGCTGCTGACAGCCGGGTACAACGATACGGCCTACTACCCCTCGCTGACCGATCCGCAGAGCTCCCTGACGATCTACAACAGCTCCTCGAGCCGGTTCACGCTCTATGTGATGAGCATCGTCTCGCTGCTCATCCCGTTCGTGGTCGCCTACATTTGGTATGTCTGGCGGTCGATGAACCGGGTGAGAATCTCCGAGAAGGAGCTCGGCAAGGAGGATCATCCGTACTGA
- a CDS encoding cytochrome ubiquinol oxidase subunit I — protein MILTSTDLMNVVDWSRAQFAMTAIYHWLFVPLTLGLGFICAIMETLYYRTGDPFWKRTTKFWIRIFAINFAIGVATGLILEFEFGTNWSNYSHFVGDIFGAPLAIEGIMAFFLEATFFAVMFFGWNKVSKGFHLASTWITAIGANLSALWILVANAWMQSPVGTTFNVETARQEMTSFWDVVLSPVAINKFFHTVTSAYVLSAVVVVGISAWYLLRKREELFARRSIVVASVFGLFFSLMAAMTGDGSAVQVARTQPMKLAAMEALYDGRQEAGLVAVGALRPVDRTVRTSDDSAFAFRIEIPKMLSLMAFRDANAFVPGINDLVYGNEKYGIPSTEQRMELGREALETLEGYREARRTGDEQEQARFEKLFDPDDPAGKAFIEKQFASIGYGFLKEPTDVVPNVPTVFYSFRVMVALGGYFILLFAAILFFCYRRTLAGKRWMLYAMLWSIPLAYLASVSGWIVAEVGRQPWTIQDLLPTVASVSRINTGSLITAFFLFVVLFTTLLIAELMIMTRQIRIGPEPPDAHAAQERTSIDNQ, from the coding sequence ATGATACTTACCTCTACCGATCTGATGAACGTGGTAGACTGGTCGCGGGCGCAATTCGCGATGACGGCGATCTACCACTGGCTGTTCGTGCCGCTGACGCTCGGGCTCGGTTTCATCTGCGCGATCATGGAAACGCTCTACTACCGCACGGGCGATCCCTTCTGGAAGCGCACGACGAAATTCTGGATCCGCATCTTCGCGATCAACTTCGCGATCGGCGTGGCGACGGGCCTGATCCTCGAGTTCGAGTTCGGCACGAACTGGTCGAACTACTCCCATTTCGTCGGCGACATTTTCGGTGCCCCGCTGGCCATCGAGGGCATTATGGCCTTTTTCCTGGAAGCTACGTTTTTCGCCGTGATGTTTTTCGGCTGGAACAAGGTATCGAAAGGCTTTCATCTGGCATCCACTTGGATCACGGCCATCGGCGCCAATCTCTCGGCGCTGTGGATTCTGGTAGCTAACGCATGGATGCAGTCGCCCGTCGGCACGACGTTCAACGTCGAGACCGCCCGTCAGGAGATGACCTCGTTCTGGGACGTGGTGCTGTCGCCGGTGGCGATCAACAAGTTCTTCCACACGGTCACGTCTGCCTACGTGCTGTCGGCCGTCGTAGTCGTCGGCATCAGCGCATGGTATCTGCTGCGCAAACGCGAGGAGCTGTTCGCGCGCAGGAGCATCGTCGTCGCATCGGTGTTCGGGCTGTTCTTCTCGCTGATGGCCGCGATGACGGGCGACGGTTCGGCCGTGCAGGTGGCCCGGACGCAGCCGATGAAGCTGGCGGCCATGGAAGCCCTCTACGACGGGCGCCAAGAGGCGGGACTGGTCGCGGTCGGAGCGCTCCGACCGGTCGACAGGACCGTCCGCACGAGCGACGACAGCGCGTTCGCATTCCGGATCGAAATTCCGAAAATGCTGTCTCTGATGGCTTTCCGCGACGCGAACGCCTTCGTTCCGGGCATCAACGATCTGGTATACGGTAACGAAAAGTACGGCATTCCGTCGACCGAGCAGCGCATGGAACTCGGACGGGAGGCCCTCGAGACGCTCGAAGGCTACCGCGAGGCACGCCGGACAGGCGACGAGCAGGAGCAAGCCCGATTCGAAAAGCTGTTCGATCCGGACGATCCCGCCGGAAAGGCTTTCATCGAGAAGCAGTTCGCTTCGATCGGATACGGATTTCTCAAGGAGCCGACCGACGTCGTTCCGAACGTGCCGACGGTCTTCTATTCGTTCCGCGTGATGGTCGCTCTGGGCGGCTACTTCATCCTGCTGTTCGCCGCCATCCTGTTCTTCTGCTACCGGCGCACGCTGGCCGGCAAACGGTGGATGCTGTACGCGATGTTGTGGTCGATCCCGCTGGCCTATCTCGCGTCGGTGTCGGGCTGGATCGTCGCCGAGGTAGGACGCCAGCCGTGGACCATTCAGGACCTGCTGCCGACCGTAGCCTCCGTCTCGAGAATCAACACCGGCTCGCTGATAACGGCCTTCTTCCTGTTCGTCGTGCTGTTCACGACGCTGCTGATCGCCGAGCTGATGATCATGACGCGGCAAATCCGCATCGGGCCCGAGCCCCCCGACGCGCACGCCGCACAAGAACGAACCTCTATCGACAACCAATAA